In Nicotiana tabacum cultivar K326 chromosome 11, ASM71507v2, whole genome shotgun sequence, a single window of DNA contains:
- the LOC107760770 gene encoding uncharacterized protein LOC107760770 encodes MQQLPLNSTTRTLQMVHEQFEDSSNHETNEQSKEQGPYAEKRKRVKTLMSSVHGRKEHKLIVLNENNQHIGPTDIVVVELGSFLGTLARNAPFCPLNVFNRRKLETKEDMWKYIKGKYDIPDAAKRWIFDSIANAWRKYKNQLMKDHFQVYENDELRMEKRLVDVPESQFRDLNY; translated from the exons ATGCAACAACTGCCACTGAATTCCACCACTCGTACTTTACAAATGGTACATGAACAATTTGAGGATTCTTCCAATCATGAAACAAACGAACAAtccaaggaacaag GTCCTTATgccgaaaaaagaaaaagagtcaaAACTTTGATGTCAAGTGTTCATGGTAGGAAAGAGCACAAACTAATTGTGCTAAACGAGAACAATCAACACATAGGTCCTACTGATATTGTTGTAGTAGAGTTGGGTAGCTTTCTCGGCACATTGGCAAGGAATGCACCCTTTTGCCCTCTTAATGTGTTTAATCGGAGGAAACTTGAAACAAAAGAAGATATGTGGAAATATATCAAG GGAAAATATGACATTCCTGATGCTGCAAAAAGGTGGATTTTTGATTCAATCGCTAATGCTTGGAGAAAGTATAAGAATCAATTAATGAAAGACcattttcaagtttatgagaatgACGAGCTTCGAATGGAAAAAAGGCTGGTTGATGTTCCTGAATCTCAATTTAGGGATCTTAATTATTGA